From the Paenibacillus sp. MMS20-IR301 genome, the window TCACAATTAACGGAACTAAGGTCAGCGCATTAACCGATGAAGCGTGGCGTAGGCAGACGGCCTATATTCCGCAGCGGCCGTATATCTTCAGCGGTACGCTGGCTGACAATGTCCGCTTCTACTATCCGGAAGCTACTGACGGGGATGTTGCAGCGGTGCTGGAGTCTGCCGGATTAGCGAAGCTGGTATCTTCACTTCCGGAAGGCTTGAATGAAATGATCGGCGGCGGCGGCCGCTCGCTCAGCGGCGGGCAGGAGCAGCGTGTGGCGCTGGCCCGTGCACTCTTAAGCAGCCGCCCGGTGCTGCTGCTGGATGAGCCGACGGCTCACCTGGACATAGAGACTGAATATGAGCTGAAGGAAACGATGCTGCCGCTGTTCGAAGGCAAGCTCGTATTCCTGGCTACGCACCGGCTGCACTGGATGATTGACATGGATCTGATTGTCGTCATGGAGCAGGGCCGGGTAGCAGAGATTGGGACGCACCGCGAGCTTATAGCCCGCAAAGGTGCCTATTACGGACTTATTCAAAGTCAATTGGAGGGAATCCATTGAAACGTGAAGGATGGTTTGCTCCCTATTACTCGGCCTACTTCTGGCGGTTCGTACTGATCGTTGCGCTGGGCGCTCTAACGATATTCTCAGCCTCTTCGCTGATGTACACGTCAGGCTTCCTGATCTCGAAGGCTTCGATTCCGCCGGAGAATATTCTGATGATCTATGTGCCGATTGTCGGCGTGCGCACCTTCGGGACAAGCCGGGCCGTCATCCATTATGTAGAGCGGCTGGTAGGACATGATACCATTCTGCGCATTCTCTCGAAGATGCGGGTCCGGCTGTACAATATTCTGGAGCCGCAGGCGTTGTTCTTATCTTCACGCTTTCGTACCGGGGATATTCTCGGCATGCTGGCTGATGATATTGAATATTTGCAGAATGTATACCTCCGTACTGTCTTTCCGAGTATTATTGCGCTCTTAATCTATGCTGCTGCAGTGATCTCGCTGGGCACATTTGACCTGGCGTTCGCCCTGCTCATGGGGCTGTACATGCTCGTACTGGTTGTTGTTCTGCCGCTGATCTCGCTGCTGTTCACCCAGAAGCGCCAGCGGCTGGTGAAGCAGGAGCGCAACCGGCTGTATCAAAAGCTGACCGATGCCGTGCTCGGCCTCGGTGACTGGGTGATCAGCGGACGGCAGAGCCAGTTCGTGGACACGTATGAGGCCGACGAGCAGGCGGTTGCCCGCACAGACGGTGCGCTGCGGCGCTGGGCCCGGCTGCGGATGTTCATCGGCCAGGCCGTAGTTGGCTTTGGCGTATTGTCCATGCTCTACTGGGCAGGCGGCCAATATGCTGACGGAGCGATTGCCGGAACGCTGATTGCCGCGTTCGTGCTGGTGGTGTTCCCCGTAGCGGATGCCTTCCTGCCGGTATCGGAGGCCGTAGAGAAAATTCCGCAATACCGGAATTCGCTTGAGCGTCTGGAGGGCGTGGGCGCTGCGGAAGGGGCAGGCGGAATTGCGGCAGCCGGAGGGAATACTGGAGCTGGCGGGAAAGCAGGGGACGCGGGAAAAGCGGAGACTGCCGGAGTTAGAGGAGCAGCAGGAGCTGCTGGGAATGCAGAGGCTGGCGGGGAAGCAGGAGCTGCGGGAGATGCAGAAACAGCGGCTCAGGCGGCCGCTGCGGTCTTGGCGATCCAGGCCAGCGGCCAGGCGCAGATTGAGCTGAAGTCGGCGGCCTACCGCTATGCGGCGGGAGACGACTGGTCTGTTCAGGATCTGACGCTGCATATCCCGCAGGGGCGGAAGATTGCTGTTATCGGCCGCAGCGGAGCCGGCAAATCGACGCTGCTCAAGCTGGTGCAGGGCGTAATTACGCCCACCAGCGGCTCAGCTACGATTAACGGGATCGATGCTGCGGCTTACGGTGAGCGGATTCCGCAGCTCATCGCCGTACTCAACCAGAGCCCGCATCTGTTCGACACCACAGTGGCGAACAACATCAGGCTCGGGGACCCGGCCGCCTCGGAGGAGGCGGTCAAGGGGGCAGCAGCGCTCGCGAAGCTGGATGCGCTGATCTCTTCGCTGCCGGAGGGCTATAACACTCCGGTGCGCGAGGCCGGGCAGCGCTTCTCCGGCGGTGAGCGGCAGCGGATGGCCCTTGCGCGTATTCTGCTGCAGAATACGCCGGTGGTTGTGCTCGATGAGCCGACGGTCGGCCTCGACCCGCGCACGGAGCGCGAGCTGCTGGCCACCATGTTCGGTGCGATGGCGGGCAAGACGCTGATCTGGGTTACGCATCATCTGGTCGGTGCGGAGCAGATGGACGAAGTGATTTTCATGGAGAACGGCCGGGTGGAGATGCGCGGTACCCATGCTGAGCTGATGGAGCGGGAGCCGCGTTACCGCAAGCTGTATGAGCTCGACCGGCCAAGCCAGTTCATGGATGCAGCCAAGTAGAGTAAATATAGGCATCTGTTCCGGCTGCCAGGGGGGATACTCCATGGGAGTGAGGGCGTATCCCCGCCAGTCAGGTCTGCCAACGGACACAGCAGCTCTTATTTCTCGCCAAAACCAACTTTCTGCAGGCTAACGGACTCCAGCGCACTTATTTGGAGATTAAGCCCTCTTATACGCATGCTTGAGGGTAAATAAGTGCGCTACGGTCCGTTAACCGGCTAAATAGCTCATTTTCGCTAAAATAACGGCGCTGTGGTCCGTAAGGATCGGAAGAGTAACATAATTCATTTGAAAGCAAGAAAGGCTTAGATCCAGTAAGCAGCAAGCGTACAGTTAGATCTTAAGTTCAGGGTGTGCGCTAATTAAAGAAGCTCTTTCCGTCCGGTTCCGGGCAGAAAGAGCTTTTTTAAATGACGAAGCCGGAAACCGGCTAATAGCTGTATTCTGTGCATTTAAACCGGTGAAGGGGCGAAAATGGCAGCTGATAACTGTAGTTCATACAACTAAATCGGCCCGAAGTCTTTCAAATGCTCTGTATTGCGACGATTAATTGCACGAAATACAACTAAACAGCTCCGGCGCAGGAAATCAGACATTTTAGTTGTACGAAGTGCAGTTATGTGCGGTAGATGGGTTCACTTATATACTATACCGCTCAGAAACCCACTCTGTGAACATAGCGTAGTCCTTCTCCACCTGTCCGGCATAGCCATAAGCCCACTCTGCAAGGTAACGGGCGAAGGCTGCGGAGTCAGCACCCATGGCTTTGGCAATTTCCTGCTCGCTGTGATAATCGAGAATACCCAGGTCGACGTCGGCATCGGCGCGGGCATGCATTTTGGCGGTCAGGCTGCCCATCTGCCGGAGAACCACGGCCAGCTCATCGGAACTGGTAAGGTTTTCTGATTTAAGGCTTTTTTTATAGGGGGAACGCTCCCGGATATAGAATTCCCGGCCGTCCAGCGTCAGGAAGCCAAGATAAGGGTCAGCCTTGTGGTGCATCGCCTGCTGGGTGGCGGATACCCGCTTGCCCTGATGGGCAAAGGATTGCCAGAATGATTCGGAGTAGGGCAGGAAATAAGCCGGAACGGGAACCCGCACTTCTTTTACCTCCAGAACGGTGTCGTCGGTCCCCGCCTGCTCCATGCCGCCCTCAATAAGAATATAATAACGGTCCAGTCCGATGGAGGCTGTGCCCGAGCCGCGCTTCACCGCGATATCCTTGATCCGGAAATGCTCCTCAGTGAGCGTACGCGAAACTACCGTCCGGGTATATAAGCTCCAGCCCTGCTCAAGCATTGCCTGCTCAGCGGCTCCGGGAATCAGCAGCTCCGTGGTCTCCAGGAAGACCCGGTCGGTCTGCATCTGGGCCGTGACCTTCTCCAGAAAATGGCTCTGCCGGCGCTTGTCCAGCTTGCGGAGCAGCTTTTTGACCGGACCTTTGGCGGTATTCCCGTCTATAGTGAAGCTCCCGGGATCATCCTTGTGTTCACAGAAACGGCGGATCTGCCGGTAATAGGCCTCCGCATAGCCCTGGATAAGCGCATGCTGCTCGCCCGGAACGTACCCGAGTGCCCTGCCGACAAGCGCAATACTGACCGCCATCCGCAGCAGATCGTAGAGATAAGAGCCGACATAGCCCTCGTCGAAATCATTCACATCATACACCAGGTCCCCGTCTT encodes:
- the cydC gene encoding thiol reductant ABC exporter subunit CydC, translated to MKREGWFAPYYSAYFWRFVLIVALGALTIFSASSLMYTSGFLISKASIPPENILMIYVPIVGVRTFGTSRAVIHYVERLVGHDTILRILSKMRVRLYNILEPQALFLSSRFRTGDILGMLADDIEYLQNVYLRTVFPSIIALLIYAAAVISLGTFDLAFALLMGLYMLVLVVVLPLISLLFTQKRQRLVKQERNRLYQKLTDAVLGLGDWVISGRQSQFVDTYEADEQAVARTDGALRRWARLRMFIGQAVVGFGVLSMLYWAGGQYADGAIAGTLIAAFVLVVFPVADAFLPVSEAVEKIPQYRNSLERLEGVGAAEGAGGIAAAGGNTGAGGKAGDAGKAETAGVRGAAGAAGNAEAGGEAGAAGDAETAAQAAAAVLAIQASGQAQIELKSAAYRYAAGDDWSVQDLTLHIPQGRKIAVIGRSGAGKSTLLKLVQGVITPTSGSATINGIDAAAYGERIPQLIAVLNQSPHLFDTTVANNIRLGDPAASEEAVKGAAALAKLDALISSLPEGYNTPVREAGQRFSGGERQRMALARILLQNTPVVVLDEPTVGLDPRTERELLATMFGAMAGKTLIWVTHHLVGAEQMDEVIFMENGRVEMRGTHAELMEREPRYRKLYELDRPSQFMDAAK
- a CDS encoding DUF2252 family protein, translating into MVNPSITEGVIRTRSKLRRDLLISIFDEFDGSIMALTRDARAEKYRKMALSPFSFYRGSAYLFYFDTTRQYFPYHSSPERPTWIQGDLHFENFGAFRSEDGDLVYDVNDFDEGYVGSYLYDLLRMAVSIALVGRALGYVPGEQHALIQGYAEAYYRQIRRFCEHKDDPGSFTIDGNTAKGPVKKLLRKLDKRRQSHFLEKVTAQMQTDRVFLETTELLIPGAAEQAMLEQGWSLYTRTVVSRTLTEEHFRIKDIAVKRGSGTASIGLDRYYILIEGGMEQAGTDDTVLEVKEVRVPVPAYFLPYSESFWQSFAHQGKRVSATQQAMHHKADPYLGFLTLDGREFYIRERSPYKKSLKSENLTSSDELAVVLRQMGSLTAKMHARADADVDLGILDYHSEQEIAKAMGADSAAFARYLAEWAYGYAGQVEKDYAMFTEWVSERYSI